The proteins below are encoded in one region of Pongo pygmaeus isolate AG05252 chromosome 20, NHGRI_mPonPyg2-v2.0_pri, whole genome shotgun sequence:
- the KHSRP gene encoding far upstream element-binding protein 2 isoform X6 — MTEEYRVPDGMVGLIIGRGGEQINKIQQDSGCKVQISPDSGGLPERSVSLTGAPESVQKAKMMLDDIVSRGRGGPPGQFHDNANGGQNGTVQEIMIPAGKAGLVIGKGGETIKQLQERAGVKMILIQDGSQNTNVDKPLRIIGDPYKVQQACEMVMDILRERDQGGFGDRNEYGSRIGGGIDVPVPRHSVGVVIGRSGEMIKKIQNDAGVRIQFKQDDGTGPEKIAHIMGPPDRCEHAARIINDLLQSLRSGPPGPPGGPGMPPGGRGRGRGQGNWGPPGGEMTFSIPTHKCGLVIGRGGENVKAINQQTGAFVEISRQLPPNGDPNFKLFIIRGSPQQIDHAKQLIEEKIEGPLCPVGPGPGGPGPAGPMGPFNPGPFNQGPPGAPPHAGGPPPHQYPPQGWGNTYPQWQPPAPHDPSKAAAAAADPNAAWAAYYSHYYQQPPGPVPGPAPAPAAPPAQGEPPQPPPTGQSDYTKAWEEYYKKIGQQPQQPGAPPQQDYTKAWEEYYKKQAQVATGGGPGAPPGSQPDYSAAWAEYYRQQAAYYGQTPGPGGPQPPPTQQGQQQASGNCHPPPPPFSFQPPATVHPALVGSAGNPFPCGVCP, encoded by the exons ATGACAGAAGAGTACAGGGTCCCAGACGGCATGGTGGGCCTGA TCATTGGCAGAGGAGGTGAACAAATTAACAAAATCCAACAGGATTCAGGCTGCAAAGTACAGATTTCTCCAG ACAGCGGTGGCCTACCCGAGCGCAGTGTGTCCTTGACAGGAGCCCCAGAATCTGTCCA GAAAGCCAAGATGATGCTGGACGACATTGTGTCTCGGGGTCGTGGGGGCCCCCCAGGACAGTTCCATGACAATGCCAACGGGGGCCAGAACGGCACCGTGCAGGAGATCATGATCCCCGCAGGCAAGGCCGGCCTGGTCATCGGCAAGGGCGGGGAGACCATTAAGCAGCTGCAG GAACGCGCTGGAGTGAAGATGATCTTAATTCAGGACGGATCTCAGAATACGAACGTGGACAAACCTCTCCGGATCATTGGGGATCCTTACAAAGTGCAG CAAGCCTGTGAGATGGTGATGGACATCCTCCGGGAACGTGACCAAGGCGGCTTTGGGGACCGGAATGAGTACGGATCTCGGATTGGCGGAGGCATCGAT GTGCCAGTGCCCAGGCATTCTGTTGGCGTGGTCATTGGCCGGAGTGGAGAGATGATCAAGAAGATCCAGAATGACGCTGGCGTGCGGATACAGTTCAAGCAAG ATGACGGGACAGGGCCTGAGAAGATTGCTCATATAATGGGGCCCCCAGACAGGTGTGAGCACGCAGCCCGGATCATCAACGATCTCCTCCAGAGCCTCAGG AGTGGTCCTCCAGGTCCTCCAGGGGGTCCAGGCATGCCCCCGGGGGGCCGAGGCCGGGGAAGAGGCCAAGGCAATTGGGGTCCCCCTGGCGGGGAGATGACCTTCTCCATCCCCACTCACAAGTGTGGGCTGGTCATCGGCCGAG GTGGCGAGAATGTGAAAGCCATAAACCAGCAGACGGGAGCCTTCGTAGAGATCTCCCGGCAGCTGCCACCCAACGGGGACCCCAACTTCAAGTTGTTCATCATCCGGGGTTCACCCCAGCAGATTGACCACGCCAAGCAGCTTATCGAGGAAAAGATCGAG GGTCCTCTCTGCCCAGTTGGACCAGGCCCAGGCGGCCCAGGCCCTGCTGGCCCAATGGGGCCCTTCAATCCTGGGCCCTTCAACCAGGGGCCACCCGGGGCTCCCCCACA TGCCGGGGGGCCCCCTCCTCACCAGTACCCACCCCAGGGCTGGGGCAATACCTACCCCCAGTGGCAGCCGCCTGCTCCTCACGACCCAA GCAAAGCAGCTGCAGCGGCCGCGGACCCCAACGCCGCGTGGGCCGCCTACTACTCACACTACTACCAGCAGCCCCCGGGCCCCGTCCCCGGCCCCGCACCGGCCCCTGCGGCCCCACCGGCTCAGGGTGAGCCCCCTCAGCCCCCACCCACCGGCCAGTCGGACTACACTAAGGCCTGGGAAGAGTATTACAAAAAGATCG GCCAGCAGCCCCAGCAGCCTGGAGCGCCCCCACAGCAGGACTACACGAAGGCCTGGGAGGAGTACTACAAGAAGCAAG CGCAAGTGGCCACCGGAGGGGGTCCAGGAGCTCCCCCAGGCTCCCAGCCAGACTACAGTGCCGCCTGGGCGGAATATTACAGACAGCAGGCCGCTTACTACGGACAGACTCCAGGTCCTGGCGGCCCCCAGCCGCCGCCCACGCAGCAGGGACAGCAGCAGGCAAGTGGGAATtgccaccctcctcctcctcctttctccttccaacCCCCGGCCACCGTCCATCCTGCCTTAGTGGGTAGCGCCGGAAACCCCTTCCCCTGCGGGGTGTGCCCTTGA